TGTGAAAAGACAAGACTCAATGAAGTCAGTGTCATAACTCCCGCATTGGTGCAAGCCATAGAGCAGGAGATTGATTATCTGGATTCCATTCTTCCCCCTCTTTCATCGTTTGTCCTTCCTGGAGGAAGCCGTGGGGCGGCTGTCTGCCATATCTGCCGCACGGTCTGCCGTCGTGCCGAACGCCGGATTCTTACTCTGGCAGATCAGGTGGAAGTATCCCCGGAATTATTGGCTTATGTAAACCGTTTGTCAGATTATTTGTTTGTTTTGTCTCGAAAAATCAATATGGATGAGAAAAAAGATGAAATATTTTGGAATAATAGTTGCAAGTGAAATAATTTGTTATACTTTTGCCGAAAAATAGAAAGAAGGACTTAATATTCACAATTTTAATACTTATAGACATGTATTGGACATTGGAATTAGCATCAAAACTCGAAGATGCCCCTTGGCCGGCAACCAAGGATGAATTGATTGATTATGCCATGCGTTCGGGTGCTCCGCTTGAAGTGATTGAAAATTTGCAAGAGATGGAAGATGAGGGCGAGATTTATGAAAGTATTGAAGATATTTGGCCTGATTATCCCAGTAAAGAGGATTTCTTCTTTAACGAGGAGGAGTATTAGCGTAAACCAAAGAGCCTTTGAAGACACAGGCTGCGAGTAAATAGAATGGGCGATTTCTTAATCGCCCATTTTTATTATTTAAAATACATTAATTATGACAGAAATGCAGGAAGAAGGTACATTGCGGTTACCGGAGTTGAAAGAACGGCGCTTGCCGGAGACTTGTCGTGAGGCTGTAAGCGTACTCTTAAAAGAGGTTTACGGTTATGACCGGTTCCGTGACTTTGAGATTTATGATGATTTGTTTAAGGGGAAAGAGAAGCTTTGTATTTCTCAGGGGCAACTGATAGAGCATGTTATCCTTGAGGCGGAGAAGGCACGGAAAAGTGAGGCACAGGTGGACAATATCCTCTTGACAGCGCCTACCGGTTCGGGAAAATCTCTGCTGTTCCAGCTTCCTGCCATTTATCTGGGAAAAGAGTACGGGCTTCTCACTATCGTGGTTTCTCCTTTGAAAGCACTGATAGTAGATCAGGTGGAGAGCCTGCTGGATTTGGGCTATACGCGCGTGGCATATGCATCCTCCGACCTCTCGCCTGAACAAAAGTCGGACGTTTACCGCCGCGTGCGTGAAGGGGAAATCGACTTGTTCTACCTTTCACCGGAGTTGCTTCTCTCCTATGACATCAGGCACTTTGTGGGTGAACGCCGCATCGGGATGGTGGTTATCGACGAAGCACATACGGTCACTACGTGGGGCAAGGAATTCCGTGTGGACTATTGGTTCTTGGGAAGATATCTCAGCGAGTTGAAGCAGAACCTTGGTTATGCCTTCCCCTTGTTTGCGCTGACAGCTACGGCTGTGTGGAATCCTAAGGGGGGCAACGACATGATATTCGAGACAATACGTTCTTTGCAGATGGAGCCTTGTGTGCTCTATGTGGGTACGGTGAAGCGCCGGAACATCGGCTTTGACATCCGGCAGATGCAGATAGAGGCGGGAGAAACTTACGACAGAGCCAAGCAGCGCGTGGTGCTGGCCCGTACGGAAGACTTTCTGGACGGACACAAGACATTGCTCTACTATCCTTTTGCCGGAGGCATCGAGATGCGTCTCAAAACTTGGGTAAAGTCCACTGACTGGCACTATGTGGCCACTTATTACGGCAAAAAGGACAAGGTGCAGAAAGCAGCCATTGTGCAGGAGTTCAAGGAGGGAGAGAAGAAGCTGATCATCGCTACCAAGGCTTTCGGCATGGGTGTGGACATCAGTGATATAGACCGTGTGTATCATGCGGCCCCCTCAAGCACATTTGTCGATTATATTCAGGAAATAGGGCGTGCGGCACGCGATGGCAGCATTCAAGGAGTGGCATCTACCGACTTCAACGAACGCGATTTCTACTACATGAAGCGTCTGCACCAGACTGGGAACATCGCCCAGGAACAACTGGTACTCATTCTTAGAAAACTGGCCGATGTATATCGGATGAAGGGCGGCAGGCAGGAGATGCTGGTATCACTCTCCGACTTTGAATTTGTGGTGAAGCTGCCCCGTACCAAGAATAAGCTTGAATATGAGGCAGAGTTGGGACAGCTCATCAAGACGGCTCTCTTGTGGCTCGAAGACGATTTGGCAAAACGCTTTGGCAAGCACTTGATAGAAGTCAGCCCCAAGAATCTGTTGACCGAAGGGTACATTCAGGACAAGACGGGCGATGCCTTTGCCCGCGAGTTTGCCGATTACCTGACGCCGATAGCAGGAGAGGAAGGACTTTATAAAGCGCATCTGGAAGACATCTGGGAGAAGCGTTTCTCCGAACTGGGCTATAAGGAGTTCAAGCAGAAATTGAACAACGGGACTTTGATGGAAGGGGCCCGTGCAGTGTCGGTGGGAAAGCATGAAGTGCTGCTGAAAGAAGACGCTTCTGTGATCCGTCAGCGCATGGATGCTTTGTTCAAGGACTTGGGCATAATGCTGAAGACGGCCCTGATAAAGTCGAAAGGAAAATTTGATGAAGACGGATTGCGCCTCCTCTTTGCCGATCACAACATGGATGTACGTTCTGCCAAGCGCTTTATCGGATCTCTGCTCGAAAGCCGTACGGAGGAAGGCCGCAGCGTGAGCTACATCAGCAGCGCAAAGAAGAAAGACTCGAACGAGCTTTCTTTCACGGTGACCAGAGGATTCGACCTGCTCTTGTCCCGTTATCAGAAGCTGTTCGCACAGCGCATAGTAGGCAATGCCGGTGACCGCCTCACCTACTTCTGCACTCCTTTTTCCGACCTGAACATGCTGCTCAACCTGCTTTCCATGCTCGGAGGATTGTCGTTCAGCGTAGAAGGGGGAGGCACGCCCTGCGTCCTTGTTTGCTTCAACGAACCTGACCTTTTGCTGCAACTGGCTTCTTCGGGCGATTACCGCAATCAGATTCTCGATGACAACGAGCGTATTTTTGAGGAGCAGATAGAACTCTTCACTTCCTTCTTCGGCAACGACAGCCTGACCGACGGGCAACGTTGGGACTTTGTGGAAGATTATTTCACGGGTATGGGTGTGGAAGAACTGAAGAAGAAGTACGAGGGGTGATTTTCTGGAACGCCAGCCTCTCGTCTCCGTTGGCCAGGTAGATGATGCCGCAATAGCGGAAACCATGTTTTGTAAGGATATGCCGGAGGATGCGGTTGTCCCGGTGGGTGTCGGCACGCAAATTGGGAATTTGCGCGTAGCACCACCCGAGGCAGGCGGCTGCTGTTCCTTTGCTGTCTTCGGTGCTTGCCAGCCGGTGTATCACCCCGTAGGGGAGGGTGTCTTCCAGCCACTCTCCTTCATAAATGCGGGTATATGTGGGGTCGTTTCCCCGGATAAAGGCGAATGTCCCGATGATCTTTCCATTGTCGTCAAGGCATACATAGCTGTTGCCGTCCCGTATATCCTTTGTGACGATGTCGATAGAAGGATAGTTGCCTGTCCACTGTGCCATGTTTCCGTCTTTCCGCATGATGCGTTTGGCCTGTTCAAAGATATCCATCAGGATATCCGTTTCTGTGGGTTCCGTCTTTCTGATTCTTATCATATCCGAAAAAAAAAAGAGATTAATCTTTTGAGGGAATTAATCTCTGTTACAGTGCCGGGCTTTTTGCCTGCTTTGGCGGAAAGATAGGGTAATGAACCTATCTCCTTATGTCGCTTTAATTCAACTCTTTATCAATATGTCAATGCCTTAGGGGGTACAATTTAGGTTTCAAAAAAGACGTTTATCTGTCGTCCTTTGACTGTTCATTGTCTGCCTAAAACTTCGGTTCAAAGATACAACTCTTTTCCAAATTACGCAAATGTCTGAATATAAATATTTAGCGTTTAAGTGTAAGGTGCAAGCTATATATATAGATATATACTTGCACCTTACACTAAATCATCTCTAAAATCATTTTCCTCCTTACAATGAACGTTTATTGCGTGGGAATAAACATCAGACGTGAGAATAAGGATTTTATCTATATAAAAGACCTTTGAACGTTTGAGAAAAGAAGATTGAACAAATTAGAAAAACAGAGGCTGCCATTCCTCCTGTATCTTTGCAGCAGAATTTTAAAACAAAAGAAAAAATGAAAACAACAGTGAAATCAATTGTAATGGCTATGTTTATAACATTCATAGCTATGGGAGTGCAGGCACAAACTGCTAATTCTGCTGAAACGAAAGTGAAGAGAACCGCTATCTTGGGAGCTGACCCATTGGGAATAGCCCTGAAAGATGCCGTAAAGGAAGCTTTGGTGGAAGAAGGCTTTGAAGTAACGGACATTACCGGGAGTGAGCAGCAAGACTATTTTGATGTGGGTTACAATGTAGGTCGGGCTGTTTCCGAAAAGGAATACGACTTCGGCTTTGTATTCTGTGGTACGGGCATGGGTGTGAATTTAGTGGCAAACAAGTTCAACGGAGTGCATTGTGCCTTGTGCGAGAGCATCGAGACTGCCCGACTCTCCAGAGTCATCAACAATGCCAATGTTCTGTCAATGGGGGGGATCGTAGTCACTCCTTATCTGGGTAAACAAATGGCACGCGCCTTTGTCCGTGCGCAATTCTCCAAAGACTTCACCGAAGCCAATCCTGATTTTTTGCGTTCTGCGTTTAAACGGGTTTCTGAAATGGGTTCTGAAATCACCCGGTACAACTATGATAATTTGCAGAAATAGTAATAAACGGCAGGATTTTTAAGAAAATTCTCCTTATTAAATTCACTTAATCTTTGCACCGCCATTTTGTCAAAATGGTTGTCTCGACAAAATGGCGGTGATTATCTTTGCTGCAATAACATAATTTAAAAATGAACAATAAAGAAATAATAAAGAAAAACGGAAAGTGGATATTACTTCTTGCCAGTGGAATACTGCTAATCTTGCTTTTTACAACTATTTATGTATGGTCTGCTATGGGAGAACTTAGTTCAACGGATGAAGCCGACCAAAAATATGGCAAGTTGCCCTATTATTCGATGGAAACGCATGGTTTTATCAGTCCGCAAATTATTGTACGCTATCCTGAACGAACCACTGGAGGCAGCATGGGATTTGCACGTTTCTTTAAGAAATCTCCCTATGCTCCTAAGCAGGCTCTTCCTAAAGTGCAACTGACACGTAATAGTTTCCTACAAATTCCCGCTGCCTACGCCCTTTATTGGTTGGGGCATTCATCCGCTATTATAGAACTGGATGGAGTGCGGATTCTGATAGACCCCGTGTTGGGAAACGCTGCCCCATTCCCTTTC
Above is a window of Bacteroides helcogenes P 36-108 DNA encoding:
- a CDS encoding RpiB/LacA/LacB family sugar-phosphate isomerase, which produces MKTTVKSIVMAMFITFIAMGVQAQTANSAETKVKRTAILGADPLGIALKDAVKEALVEEGFEVTDITGSEQQDYFDVGYNVGRAVSEKEYDFGFVFCGTGMGVNLVANKFNGVHCALCESIETARLSRVINNANVLSMGGIVVTPYLGKQMARAFVRAQFSKDFTEANPDFLRSAFKRVSEMGSEITRYNYDNLQK
- a CDS encoding DUF2795 domain-containing protein, which produces MYWTLELASKLEDAPWPATKDELIDYAMRSGAPLEVIENLQEMEDEGEIYESIEDIWPDYPSKEDFFFNEEEY
- a CDS encoding cob(I)yrinic acid a,c-diamide adenosyltransferase, translated to MKIYTKTGDKGTTSLVGGTRVPKTHIRLEAYGTVDELNSNLGLLITYLSDERDKGFLQQVQDKLFAVGSHLATDCEKTRLNEVSVITPALVQAIEQEIDYLDSILPPLSSFVLPGGSRGAAVCHICRTVCRRAERRILTLADQVEVSPELLAYVNRLSDYLFVLSRKINMDEKKDEIFWNNSCK
- a CDS encoding DEAD/DEAH box helicase, translating into MTEMQEEGTLRLPELKERRLPETCREAVSVLLKEVYGYDRFRDFEIYDDLFKGKEKLCISQGQLIEHVILEAEKARKSEAQVDNILLTAPTGSGKSLLFQLPAIYLGKEYGLLTIVVSPLKALIVDQVESLLDLGYTRVAYASSDLSPEQKSDVYRRVREGEIDLFYLSPELLLSYDIRHFVGERRIGMVVIDEAHTVTTWGKEFRVDYWFLGRYLSELKQNLGYAFPLFALTATAVWNPKGGNDMIFETIRSLQMEPCVLYVGTVKRRNIGFDIRQMQIEAGETYDRAKQRVVLARTEDFLDGHKTLLYYPFAGGIEMRLKTWVKSTDWHYVATYYGKKDKVQKAAIVQEFKEGEKKLIIATKAFGMGVDISDIDRVYHAAPSSTFVDYIQEIGRAARDGSIQGVASTDFNERDFYYMKRLHQTGNIAQEQLVLILRKLADVYRMKGGRQEMLVSLSDFEFVVKLPRTKNKLEYEAELGQLIKTALLWLEDDLAKRFGKHLIEVSPKNLLTEGYIQDKTGDAFAREFADYLTPIAGEEGLYKAHLEDIWEKRFSELGYKEFKQKLNNGTLMEGARAVSVGKHEVLLKEDASVIRQRMDALFKDLGIMLKTALIKSKGKFDEDGLRLLFADHNMDVRSAKRFIGSLLESRTEEGRSVSYISSAKKKDSNELSFTVTRGFDLLLSRYQKLFAQRIVGNAGDRLTYFCTPFSDLNMLLNLLSMLGGLSFSVEGGGTPCVLVCFNEPDLLLQLASSGDYRNQILDDNERIFEEQIELFTSFFGNDSLTDGQRWDFVEDYFTGMGVEELKKKYEG